A stretch of the Haloplanus aerogenes genome encodes the following:
- a CDS encoding MBL fold metallo-hydrolase, which translates to MAIGDLTAVDGTDLYYVDVGAYDVRGYGTVYILDADRPAVVDTGLGTNVDLVLDALDEVGIDALDAILTTHIHLDHAGGAGFLADEFPEATVYTHEIGVRHLVDPSRLVAGTKAAVGSQWQFYVEPKPIPEERIDALEGGDEIDLGDRTVDVIHAPGHAPHQVVFHDREDDLLFSGDAGGIRPPGADQLFPTSPPVNFDLEGCLADAETIADRDPEYICFGHFGHEPFTPALMSEYERVLSDWVTQVREKRDELDDDEAVIEHFAETAETVEPWGERKTRDENRLNVKGVLGYLDEQN; encoded by the coding sequence ATGGCTATCGGCGATCTCACTGCCGTCGACGGAACCGATCTCTACTACGTTGACGTGGGGGCGTACGACGTTCGTGGCTACGGTACGGTGTACATTCTCGATGCGGATCGACCCGCCGTCGTCGACACCGGCCTCGGGACGAACGTCGACCTCGTCCTCGACGCTCTCGACGAGGTTGGCATCGACGCGCTCGACGCCATCCTGACGACCCACATCCACCTCGATCACGCCGGCGGCGCGGGCTTTCTGGCCGACGAGTTTCCCGAGGCGACGGTGTACACCCACGAGATTGGCGTCCGACATCTGGTCGACCCCTCACGCCTCGTCGCGGGGACGAAAGCCGCCGTCGGCTCCCAGTGGCAGTTCTACGTCGAGCCGAAACCGATTCCCGAGGAGCGGATCGACGCGCTCGAAGGCGGCGACGAGATCGACCTCGGCGACCGCACGGTAGACGTGATCCACGCACCGGGCCACGCCCCCCATCAGGTCGTGTTCCACGACCGCGAGGACGACCTGCTCTTCTCGGGCGACGCCGGGGGCATCCGACCGCCGGGCGCCGACCAGCTCTTCCCCACCTCGCCGCCCGTCAACTTCGATCTGGAGGGCTGTCTCGCCGACGCGGAGACAATCGCGGACCGCGACCCCGAGTACATCTGTTTCGGCCACTTCGGCCACGAGCCCTTCACGCCCGCTCTGATGTCCGAGTACGAGCGCGTGCTCTCGGACTGGGTGACGCAGGTGCGCGAGAAACGGGACGAACTCGACGACGACGAGGCGGTGATCGAACACTTCGCGGAGACGGCCGAGACCGTCGAACCGTGGGGCGAGCGCAAGACCCGGGACGAGAACCGGCTGAACGTCAAGGGTGTGCTCGGCTACCTCGACGAACAGAACTGA
- the serS gene encoding serine--tRNA ligase, protein MLSRQYLRENPDVVRRNLEDRGMADDVDLDRLLEIDEEWRSLKSEGDDLRHERNQVSDKIGRLKGEGKDEEAEEAIERSQELKARLEEVEARADELEAELEAGLMEIPNVPHDDVPVGEDESDNVEKRRHGFDDLRDLPDEVTPHYDLGEDLDVIDEARGAKTTGAGFYFLKGDGARLEHALIQFMMDVHREQGYVDLFPPIPVKSTSMEGTGQLPKFAEDAYRIGGEETEDYDDDDLWLCPTAEVPVTNMYADDILLREDLPLKHQAYTPNFRREAGEHGTETRGIVRVHQFNKVELVNFVEPEDSYDRLEALVDEAEEVLRRLDLPYRILSLCTGDLTFASAKTYDIEVWAPGTEADDGPERGGRWLEVSSASNFEDFQSRRAGLRYRPERHESAEYLHTLNASGTAVGRVMVAILEYYQNEDGTVTVPEALRPYMGGTEVIEGHEKVGESAVGAGDRD, encoded by the coding sequence ATGCTCAGCAGGCAGTACCTCCGGGAGAACCCGGACGTGGTGCGGCGGAATCTCGAAGACCGGGGGATGGCCGACGACGTGGATCTGGACCGTCTCCTGGAGATCGACGAGGAGTGGCGCTCGCTCAAGAGCGAGGGTGACGACCTGCGCCACGAGCGCAACCAGGTGAGCGACAAAATCGGCCGCCTCAAAGGGGAAGGAAAGGACGAGGAGGCCGAGGAAGCCATCGAGCGCTCCCAGGAACTCAAAGCACGTCTGGAGGAGGTCGAAGCCCGCGCCGACGAGTTGGAGGCCGAACTCGAAGCGGGGTTGATGGAGATTCCGAACGTCCCGCACGACGACGTGCCCGTCGGCGAGGACGAGAGCGACAACGTCGAGAAGCGTCGCCACGGCTTCGACGACCTGCGCGACCTGCCCGACGAGGTGACCCCTCACTACGACCTCGGGGAGGACCTCGACGTGATCGACGAAGCCCGCGGCGCCAAGACGACGGGTGCCGGCTTCTACTTCCTGAAGGGTGACGGCGCCCGCCTCGAACACGCCCTCATCCAGTTCATGATGGACGTGCATCGCGAACAGGGCTACGTCGACCTCTTCCCGCCCATCCCGGTCAAGTCCACGTCGATGGAGGGGACGGGGCAGTTGCCGAAGTTCGCGGAGGACGCCTACCGCATCGGCGGCGAGGAGACCGAGGACTACGACGACGACGACCTGTGGCTCTGCCCCACCGCCGAGGTGCCCGTTACCAACATGTACGCCGACGACATCCTCCTTCGGGAGGATCTGCCGCTGAAGCATCAGGCGTACACGCCCAACTTCCGGCGCGAGGCAGGCGAACACGGCACCGAGACTCGCGGTATCGTCCGCGTCCACCAGTTCAACAAGGTGGAACTCGTCAACTTCGTCGAACCCGAGGACAGCTACGACCGCCTCGAAGCCCTCGTCGACGAGGCCGAGGAGGTTCTCCGACGCCTCGACCTTCCCTATCGCATCCTCTCGCTGTGTACCGGCGACCTGACCTTCGCGTCCGCGAAGACCTACGACATCGAGGTGTGGGCGCCGGGTACCGAGGCCGACGACGGTCCCGAACGGGGTGGCCGGTGGCTCGAAGTCTCCAGCGCCTCGAACTTCGAGGACTTCCAGTCGCGGCGGGCGGGCCTGCGCTACCGCCCCGAGCGTCACGAGTCGGCCGAGTACCTCCACACGCTCAACGCCTCCGGGACTGCGGTGGGGCGCGTGATGGTCGCCATTCTGGAGTACTACCAGAACGAGGACGGCACCGTCACCGTGCCCGAAGCGCTCCGGCCGTACATGGGCGGCACGGAAGTCATCGAGGGGCACGAGAAGGTGGGAGAGAGCGCCGTCGGCGCGGGCGACCGGGACTGA
- a CDS encoding amphi-Trp domain-containing protein, translating into MPESPTPDDDRTTISDEDFAEEYHVSAAEAGKFLTAVGERLQAGDDVTLSGDDWELDFAYREPVELEVEHVGGADPELEIELELSAAGDSDSTPNIG; encoded by the coding sequence ATGCCAGAGTCTCCCACGCCCGACGACGACCGGACGACCATCTCCGATGAGGACTTCGCGGAGGAGTATCACGTCAGCGCCGCCGAGGCCGGCAAGTTCCTGACCGCCGTCGGCGAGCGTCTGCAGGCGGGCGACGACGTGACGCTCTCTGGCGACGACTGGGAACTCGACTTCGCCTACCGCGAACCGGTCGAACTCGAAGTCGAACACGTCGGCGGCGCCGATCCGGAACTCGAAATCGAACTCGAACTGTCCGCCGCGGGCGACAGCGACTCGACTCCCAACATCGGCTAG
- a CDS encoding nuclear transport factor 2 family protein: MESRDAVRGYYDAIDGGDYDRLHALLAPGFVQERPDRTLAGRDEFVRFMRDERPRTDTEHVVETMGVSGDGKTVFARGRLLGGDGETLFGFVDVHRVGAEGIESLATYTD, encoded by the coding sequence ATGGAGAGTCGCGACGCGGTACGTGGGTATTACGACGCCATCGACGGCGGCGACTACGACCGCCTGCACGCCCTCCTCGCGCCCGGGTTCGTACAGGAGCGGCCGGACCGGACGCTCGCCGGCCGGGACGAGTTCGTTCGGTTCATGCGGGACGAACGGCCGCGAACGGACACCGAACACGTGGTCGAGACGATGGGTGTCTCGGGCGACGGAAAGACGGTGTTCGCTCGCGGGCGCCTCCTCGGCGGCGACGGCGAGACCCTGTTCGGCTTCGTCGATGTCCACCGCGTCGGTGCGGAGGGGATCGAATCGCTGGCGACGTACACCGACTAG